One Cucurbita pepo subsp. pepo cultivar mu-cu-16 chromosome LG20, ASM280686v2, whole genome shotgun sequence genomic window carries:
- the LOC111782835 gene encoding uncharacterized protein LOC111782835 isoform X2, translated as MAGTCTSFSRHLIQSTVSDLARTIRTAAPFHLPRFSAKTALSSSNDLAQGPSCIFVGPIDTASQETLEALYLQARDAYYNGQPLILDDMFDRVELKLRRYGSKSVVKYPRCSLRRQSTYADAEEDLSQVLALAGIWLVFLALGCSACLVPLICTADLVFKDPLSLGLSYNTQGTAFEFLSAINAILFIGFGSLIGYPIASASVGVLQGLWRNDLVALKGACPNCGEEVFAFVRSDRANVSPHRSDCHVCECLLEFRVKFEKSSSRLGRRWVYGRIYLVRDIAPAR; from the exons ATGGCCGGCACATGCACCTCCTTCTCTCGCCATCTAATCCAATCCACCGTCTCCGACCTCGCCAGAACAATTCGCACCGCCGCCCCCTTTCATCTTCCTCGATTCTCCGCCAAGACCGCCCTTTCCTCCTCCAACGACCTCGCTCAAGGCCCCTCTTGCATCTTCGTCGGCCCCATCGACACCGCCAGTCAAGAAACCCTTGAAGCTCTCTATCTTCAG GCTAGGGATGCGTACTATAATGGTCAACCGTTGATCCTTGATGATATGTTCGATCGAGTCGAG TTGAAATTGAGGCGGTATGGTTCCAAATCTGTGGTCAAATATCCTCGTTGTAGTCTTCGACGGCAATCGACGTATGCGGATGCTGAG GAGGATCTATCACAGGTTCTTGCATTAGCAGGCATATGGTTGGTGTTCCTCGCACTTGGCTGTTCAGCATGTCTTGTTCCCTTAATCTGCACGGCTGACTTAGTTTTCAAGGATCCACTCAGTTTAGGACTTTCCTATAACACCCAAGGAACTgcatttgaatttctttcagCTATAAATGCCATCCTCTTCATCGGATTCGGGTCTCTGATTGGCTACCCAATTGCTTCAGCTTCTG TGGGAGTACTTCAGGGCTTATGGAGAAATGATTTGGTGGCACTGAAAGGAGCTTGCCCAAATTGTGGAGAAGAA gTGTTTGCATTTGTGAGATCGGATCGTGCGAATGTCTCTCCTCATAGATCAGACTGTCATGTATGCGAATGCTTGTTGGAATTCCGTGTCAAGTTCGAG AAATCGAGTTCGAGACTAGGTCGACGATGGGTTTATGGGCGTATCTACCTTGTAAGAG ACATAGCGCCTGCTAGGTGA
- the LOC111782835 gene encoding uncharacterized protein LOC111782835 isoform X1 has product MAGTCTSFSRHLIQSTVSDLARTIRTAAPFHLPRFSAKTALSSSNDLAQGPSCIFVGPIDTASQETLEALYLQARDAYYNGQPLILDDMFDRVELKLRRYGSKSVVKYPRCSLRRQSTYADAEEDLSQVLALAGIWLVFLALGCSACLVPLICTADLVFKDPLSLGLSYNTQGTAFEFLSAINAILFIGFGSLIGYPIASASVGVLQGLWRNDLVALKGACPNCGEEVFAFVRSDRANVSPHRSDCHVCECLLEFRVKFEKSSSRLGRRWVYGRIYLVRGKSRQQRLL; this is encoded by the exons ATGGCCGGCACATGCACCTCCTTCTCTCGCCATCTAATCCAATCCACCGTCTCCGACCTCGCCAGAACAATTCGCACCGCCGCCCCCTTTCATCTTCCTCGATTCTCCGCCAAGACCGCCCTTTCCTCCTCCAACGACCTCGCTCAAGGCCCCTCTTGCATCTTCGTCGGCCCCATCGACACCGCCAGTCAAGAAACCCTTGAAGCTCTCTATCTTCAG GCTAGGGATGCGTACTATAATGGTCAACCGTTGATCCTTGATGATATGTTCGATCGAGTCGAG TTGAAATTGAGGCGGTATGGTTCCAAATCTGTGGTCAAATATCCTCGTTGTAGTCTTCGACGGCAATCGACGTATGCGGATGCTGAG GAGGATCTATCACAGGTTCTTGCATTAGCAGGCATATGGTTGGTGTTCCTCGCACTTGGCTGTTCAGCATGTCTTGTTCCCTTAATCTGCACGGCTGACTTAGTTTTCAAGGATCCACTCAGTTTAGGACTTTCCTATAACACCCAAGGAACTgcatttgaatttctttcagCTATAAATGCCATCCTCTTCATCGGATTCGGGTCTCTGATTGGCTACCCAATTGCTTCAGCTTCTG TGGGAGTACTTCAGGGCTTATGGAGAAATGATTTGGTGGCACTGAAAGGAGCTTGCCCAAATTGTGGAGAAGAA gTGTTTGCATTTGTGAGATCGGATCGTGCGAATGTCTCTCCTCATAGATCAGACTGTCATGTATGCGAATGCTTGTTGGAATTCCGTGTCAAGTTCGAG AAATCGAGTTCGAGACTAGGTCGACGATGGGTTTATGGGCGTATCTACCTTGTAAGAGGTAAAAGCAGGCAACAAAGATTGCTGTAG